ACCTTCCGGATTCGGGCGGCGCGCTGACGCGCTCCCTAGCTTTCTTCCGTGTTCCAGGACGGCGGTCCACGCACCGTCCAGGAGGGACGGGGCTGGGATGAATCCGTTCGTGCTGCAGTACCGGAAGCTGAAGTGCCAGCTGAAGTACCTGGCCAGCTACGTGGATCTGGATCCACGCGGCAACCAGGTCGTGCGCCGCACGGACTTCAAGCACTGCCAGAAGCCGGTGCTCCTGTTGCACGGCTTCTTCAGCACGCGCCGCGTCCTGGAGGTGCTGGAGCACCGCCTGCGCCGCGAGGGCTACTGCGTCTGGTCCATCCACCTGGGCGGCACCATGGACCGCTTCAACACGCACCGCATCGACGAGCTGGCGCGCAAGGTCCAGGGCAAGGTGGACCGGCTCTACGAGCGTCACCCGGGCATGGGGCCGCTCACCATCATCGGCCACTCCAAGGGTGGCCTCATCGGCACGTACTACGTGAAGCGGCTGGGCGGGGACACGCGGGTGAAGAGCCTCATCACCCTGGGCACGCCGCACAAGGGCACGCGCATGGCCTACCTGGGCTGCGCGACGCTGGGCTGGTTCAGCCGCAGCATGTGGCAGCTCACCCCGACCTCGCGCTTCATCAAGGACCTGAGCGTGGGCGCCTTTCCACGCCACGTGCGGCTCACGTCCATCTACTCACGCGACGACGTCATCGCGCCCTACCCCTCCTCCGTGCTGGACGTGGACGGCCAGCCCAACGTCTTCAACGTGGAGCTGTCCGGCGTGGTGCCCCACGGCGAGCTGCTCACGCGCCGGGCCGTGTGGGAGGTCATCCAGCGCGAGCTGGCCCTGGGCTATGTTGACGGCCCCGTGGCCGTACCCGTCGCCGCGCTTCCGTCCCCTCCCCTTCCGGTGGCCCTGCCCGCCGCCGCCAGTCCCTGACACATGCCCTCGCGCTGGGATCACCTCTTCGACCTCAAGCCCGTCGCCCTCGTGGACCACCTGCTGGACGAGGTGGCGCGGCTGCTCGCCAAGGACCTGGAGTCCTGGCCTCCACCCGTTCAGGACCTGGACCCCGCGACGCTGGGCGAGTTCGCCCCGCTGTTCCAGGAGGCCACCCGGCGCCCCGCCCCAGCCGTCTACACGGAGGCCCTGCGGCTGGCGAAGTGGGACCTGGCCCGCGAGTTCGACGCCTTTGACGACTACGTGCGCAACAAGCGCTACCTGGAGCGGGGCCTGGGCCCTGACGACCGCGTCCCCCTGCTCTTCCTCACCCGCTGGCTCACCGAGCAGATGCTGGGCCTGGGAGAGGCCACCCAGGGCCGCATCAAGCGCCCCTTGATGCGCGAGTGCCTGGACCGCGTGGAGGCCCGGCTGGGCGACCGGTCCCGCCTGCCCCAGGCCTGAGGCCAGGCGGGCTCGGGGCCGGCCGCCTGCCTTCATCCGAGCGGTTCCAGACCCTTGGGGGGCATAGGAGCCCGGCCCCATCGGAAGCTTTCCTTTCGGGAACTTGTCAGGAGGGAGGCCACTGCCTTAAGCCCGGGTGCATGTCGCCGCCCGTGGAAGCCACCGCCCCCGACGAACGCCGCAAGCGCCTGATCCTCCTCGCGGGGTTGTGGGTGGCCATCGCGGTGACGCTCTTCGCCCTGCGCTCGGTGGTGATGCCCTTCGCGGGCGCGGCGCTCATCGCGTACCTGGTGCAGCCGCTGGTGGCGCGCATCACGCGGCTGAAGGTGGCTGGCCACGGCGTGCCGCGCTGGGTGGCCATCCTGCTCATCTACGCGGGGTTCTTCCTCGCGGTGTATCTCTTCTTCGTCGCGCTGGTGCCGCAGCTCTACCGCGAGGTGGCGCGCATCAGCCGGGAGATGGCCGCCTTCGCCAGCGCGCTCACGCCGGAGCACGTGCAGGGGCTCGCGCAGCGCGCGGAAGCGTGGCTCAACACGTACGGCATCCCCGTGGCCCTGTCGGACCGGGCCATGGAGGGCGCGGCGGGCGCGTCCGGCGGCTTCAGCCTGGCGCTGGACCTGGAGCAGATGCTCACCGACGCGGTGGCGCGCGTGACGTCGCTCGCGAAGGAGAACCTGGCGGACATCGTCAACGTGTCGCGCCGCATCGTCACGGAGGTGCTGACCGGCGTCTTCATGCTGTTCTTCATCCTGATGGTCGCCGCGTTCTTCTCCATCGACGCGCAGGCCATCCGCCGCTACTTCGGCACGCTCATCCCCGCGGAGTTCCTGCCGGACGCGAAGACGCTGGTGGCCCGCATCGACAAGTCGCTGTCCGGCGTGGTGCGCGGACAGGTCACCATCTGCCTGGTGAACGGCGGCCTCACGCTGCTGGGCCTGCTGCTGTTCGGCGTGAAGTTCGCGTTCCTGCTGGCCACCATCGCCACGCTCTTCAGCCTCATCCCCATCTTCGGCACCATCATCAGCTCGGTGCCCATCGTCCTCATCGCGCTGGCGGACGGCTTCCAGAAGGGCGTCGCGCTCCTCTTGTGGATCATCGGCATCCACGCGCTGGAGGCGTACTTCCTCAACCCGAAGATCATGGGCGAGGCCGCGCGCATCCACCCCGTGGTGGTGGCCTTCTCCCTCATTGCGGGCGAGAAGCTCTTCGGCCTCTGGGGCGCGCTGTTCGCGGTGCCGGTGGCCTCCATCGCGGTGGCCTGCTTCGACTATGCGCGCCTCAAGGCCCAGCCGCCCCCGCTGGTGGCCGCTCCGACCCAGCAGGCGGTCGCCGCCACGGACGCCGCCCCCGCGGCCTGAAACTCTCCACCGTGGCGGAACGCCCGGCTCCCGAAGCGTCCACCGTTGGAAAACCAGGGGCCGGGTCCTACTTTCCCCCCTGGCCATCACGGGGCTGAGTGACTAATTCCAGGCACGCCTCCGCCTCTGAGGACGTGTGATGCCCCCCAGCCCCTCACCGGCCCCGGACTACCGGAGCCTGTTCGAAGCCGCGCCCAATCCGTACCTCGTGCTGACGCCGGAGTTCGTCATCGTCGGGGTGACGGACGCGTACCTGCGCGCCACGCGGACGCGGCGCGAGGACATCCTGGGCCGCCACATCTTCGACGTCTTCCCGGACAACCCGCAGGACCCGCAGGCCAGCGGGGTGACCAACCTGCGCGCGTCGCTGGAGCGCGCGGTGAAGACGCGCAGCCCGGACGCGATGGCGGTCCAGAAGTACGACATCCCCCGGCCCGAGGGGGCCGGCGGCGGGTTCGAGCTGCGCTACTGGAGCCCGCTGAACACCCCGGTGTTCGGCGAGGACGGCGAGGTGCGCTACGTCATCCACCGCGTGGAGGACGTCACCGACTTCATCCGCCTGAAGCACCTGGACGAGGAGCAGAGCCGCCAGCACGCCGAGCTCCGCGCCCGCGCGGACGAGATGGAGGGCGAAATCTTCCGGCGCGCCCAGCAGATCCAAGAGGCCAACCAGCAGCTGCGCGTGGCGAACGAGCAGTTGGGCGAGCTGGACCGGCTCAAGTCGGAGTTCTTCGCCAACGTCAGCCACGAGTTCCGCACGCCGCTGACGCTGATGCTGGGGCCCACGGAGGACCTGCTCGCCGGGAGAGCGGGCCCGCTGTCGGATGAGGTCCGCAAGGAGATGGAGCGGGTGCACCGCAACGCCGGGCGCCTGCTCAAGCTGGTAAACGCGCTCCTGGACCTGTCGAAGCTGGAGGCGGGCCCCCAGGAGGAGCGCTTCGCGCCCACGGACCTGGCCGCGCTGACGAAGGACGCGGCGTCCAGCTTCCGCTCCGCCATGGAGCGCGCGGGCCTCAAGCTCACGGTGGACTGCCCTCCTTTGTCCCAGCCCGTCTACGTGGCGCCGGACCTGTGGGAGCAGATCGTCCTCAACCTGGTCTCCAACGCGTTCAAGTTCACGCTCCAGGGCGGCGTCACGCTGCGCCTGCGCGAGCACGGGCAGCGGGTAGCGCTGGAGGTGGAGGACACCGGCTCGGGCATCCCCGCGCACGAATTGCCCCGCCTCTTCGAGCGCTTCCACCGCGTGCCGGGCTCGCCGTCGCGCACGATGGAGGGCAGCGGCATCGGGCTCGCGCTGGTGCAGGAGTTCGCCAGGCTGCACGGCGGCGCCGTGTCCGCGCGCAGCACGGAGGGCGAGGGCAGCGTCTTCACCGTGGAGCTGCCGCTGGGCCATGCGCACCTGCCACCGGAGCGCATCCGCACCGCCGCCCGGCCGCGCTCCGCGGCGCGCGAGGCCACGTCGGCCTACGTCGAGGAAGCGCTGCTGTGGGGCAGCGCGAAGCCCAAGGACCGCACGCAGTCCTCGCACCACCACCACCCGGCGTCCGCGGACGGCCACGCGGTGGCCCCGGCGCCTCGCGCGCGCATCCTGCTGGTGGACGACAACCGGGACATGCGCGACTACATCCAGCGCGTGCTCTCCCCCGAGTACGACGTGGAGGTGGCGACGGACGGCCAGAAGGGCCTGGAGGCCGCGCTGACCCGGCCGCCGGACCTGGTGCTGTCGGACGTGATGATGCCGAAGCTGGACGGCATGGGGCTCTTGAGGGCCCTGCGCGCCGCGCCCACCACCCGCGAGCTGCCCATCCTGCTCTTGTCCGCGAAGGCTGGAGAAGAGGCCACGGTGCAGGGCCTGGCGTCCGGCGCGGACGACTACCTGGTGAAGCCCTTCTCCGCGGGCGAGTTGCTCGCGCGCATCGCGTCCAACCTGAAGCTCGCGAGGATGCGCGGAGAGATGGCCAACGAGCGCGCCCGCGCGGAGAACCTGACGGCGGCCCTGCGCGCCCGCGACGACTTCCTCTCCGTGGCGGCGCACGAGCTGCGCACGCCCCTGGCGGCCTTCCAGCTGCACCTGGAGCTGGTGGAGCGCGGCCTGGGCAAGGACGCCCCGCCCAAGGCGCTGGAGCGCCTGAAGCAGGCCCGCTCGTTCATCCGCCGGCTGGCGATGCTCGTGGACGTGCTGATGGACGTGTCGCAGATCACCAGCGGCCGGCTGAAGATCACCCGCACGGACGTGGACCTGGGAGATTTGCTGGTGGAGGTGACGCGCTTCGCGGAGGAAGAAGCGCGCCGCGACGGCACGCCGCTCACCGTGGACGTGAAGGGGCCGGTGATGGGCACCTTCGATCCGTCACGCATCTCGCAGGTGGTGCACAACCTGGTCGCCAACGCGCTGAAGTTCGGCCGGGGCCGTCCGGTGGACGTGTCGCTGCAGCCGGATGGCGAGGTCGTGCGCCTGTCCGTGGTGGACCACGGCATCGGCATCAAGCCAGAGGACCGCGAGCGCATCTTCGACCGCTTCGAGCGCGCCGTGTCCACGCACCACTACGGCGGCCTGGGCCTGGGGCTCTGGGTGTCACGCCAGGTGGTGGAAGCGCACCAGGGCCGCATCGACGTGGAGGACACGCCGGGCGGCGGCACCACCTTCCGCGTGACGCTGCCCCTGAGGGACCCGCCGGTGGACGTGGCCAGCCCGCTGGCCAGCTGAATTCCAGGCGTGCGGCCGCCCGCTACTGGCAGGCGGCGGCGCAGCGCGCGTTGCGGCACGTGGGGATGCACCGGCCGCAGTCCACGCTGTTGGGCGTACACGTCCCGTCGCACCGCACGCCCGTGCAGTCCGGCCCCACGTCGCGGTGGGTGATGGCGGTGCCCTCACCGCAGCACGCGTTCGCGACGCAGTCCGAGTCGTCGTAGCAGACCTGGCTGGAGAGCACCGGTGGGGTGTCTCCAATGGGCAGGTCCTCCACCCCCAGGTCGCAGCCCGCCAACAGCCCCAGGGTGAGGCCCGCGACAGCGCGGGCGACAAGAAGAGGGAGGCGGGCACGACGCATGGGGGCTCCTTGGGCCGGAAGGGAACTACCGGTTCATCGAGCCCAGGAACTCCGCGTTCGCCGCCGTCGGACGCATGTGCTTGAGCACGAACTCCATCGCGTCGATGGGAGTGAACGGGTGGAGCACCTGGCGCAACGCCGTAATGCGCACCAGGTCCGCCTGAGACAAGAGCAACTCCTCCTTGCGGGTGCCGGATTTGTTGATGTCGAGCGTTGGGAAGATGCGCTTCTCCATCAACTTCCGGTCCAGGACGATTTCGGAGTTACCCGTGCCCTTGAACTCCTCGAAAATCACCTCGTCCATGCGGCTGCCGGTGTCGATGAGCGCCGTGCCGATGATGGTGAGGCTGCCGCCCTCCTCGATGTTGCGGGCCGCGCCGAAGAAGCGCTTG
This DNA window, taken from Corallococcus coralloides DSM 2259, encodes the following:
- a CDS encoding esterase/lipase family protein codes for the protein MNPFVLQYRKLKCQLKYLASYVDLDPRGNQVVRRTDFKHCQKPVLLLHGFFSTRRVLEVLEHRLRREGYCVWSIHLGGTMDRFNTHRIDELARKVQGKVDRLYERHPGMGPLTIIGHSKGGLIGTYYVKRLGGDTRVKSLITLGTPHKGTRMAYLGCATLGWFSRSMWQLTPTSRFIKDLSVGAFPRHVRLTSIYSRDDVIAPYPSSVLDVDGQPNVFNVELSGVVPHGELLTRRAVWEVIQRELALGYVDGPVAVPVAALPSPPLPVALPAAASP
- a CDS encoding AI-2E family transporter, whose translation is MSPPVEATAPDERRKRLILLAGLWVAIAVTLFALRSVVMPFAGAALIAYLVQPLVARITRLKVAGHGVPRWVAILLIYAGFFLAVYLFFVALVPQLYREVARISREMAAFASALTPEHVQGLAQRAEAWLNTYGIPVALSDRAMEGAAGASGGFSLALDLEQMLTDAVARVTSLAKENLADIVNVSRRIVTEVLTGVFMLFFILMVAAFFSIDAQAIRRYFGTLIPAEFLPDAKTLVARIDKSLSGVVRGQVTICLVNGGLTLLGLLLFGVKFAFLLATIATLFSLIPIFGTIISSVPIVLIALADGFQKGVALLLWIIGIHALEAYFLNPKIMGEAARIHPVVVAFSLIAGEKLFGLWGALFAVPVASIAVACFDYARLKAQPPPLVAAPTQQAVAATDAAPAA
- a CDS encoding ATP-binding protein, giving the protein MPPSPSPAPDYRSLFEAAPNPYLVLTPEFVIVGVTDAYLRATRTRREDILGRHIFDVFPDNPQDPQASGVTNLRASLERAVKTRSPDAMAVQKYDIPRPEGAGGGFELRYWSPLNTPVFGEDGEVRYVIHRVEDVTDFIRLKHLDEEQSRQHAELRARADEMEGEIFRRAQQIQEANQQLRVANEQLGELDRLKSEFFANVSHEFRTPLTLMLGPTEDLLAGRAGPLSDEVRKEMERVHRNAGRLLKLVNALLDLSKLEAGPQEERFAPTDLAALTKDAASSFRSAMERAGLKLTVDCPPLSQPVYVAPDLWEQIVLNLVSNAFKFTLQGGVTLRLREHGQRVALEVEDTGSGIPAHELPRLFERFHRVPGSPSRTMEGSGIGLALVQEFARLHGGAVSARSTEGEGSVFTVELPLGHAHLPPERIRTAARPRSAAREATSAYVEEALLWGSAKPKDRTQSSHHHHPASADGHAVAPAPRARILLVDDNRDMRDYIQRVLSPEYDVEVATDGQKGLEAALTRPPDLVLSDVMMPKLDGMGLLRALRAAPTTRELPILLLSAKAGEEATVQGLASGADDYLVKPFSAGELLARIASNLKLARMRGEMANERARAENLTAALRARDDFLSVAAHELRTPLAAFQLHLELVERGLGKDAPPKALERLKQARSFIRRLAMLVDVLMDVSQITSGRLKITRTDVDLGDLLVEVTRFAEEEARRDGTPLTVDVKGPVMGTFDPSRISQVVHNLVANALKFGRGRPVDVSLQPDGEVVRLSVVDHGIGIKPEDRERIFDRFERAVSTHHYGGLGLGLWVSRQVVEAHQGRIDVEDTPGGGTTFRVTLPLRDPPVDVASPLAS